From Cheilinus undulatus linkage group 17, ASM1832078v1, whole genome shotgun sequence, one genomic window encodes:
- the LOC121525282 gene encoding T-box-containing protein TBX6L-like — protein FLTDSKLNLNMPRSPPAGDSYQQSCIRMRLENADLWKSFDSLGTEMIITKHGRRMFPHCSISVSGLQPFTNYVIMVDMVPVDGFKYKWKKDQWEIAGKAEPQPPCRTFMHPDSPAPGSHWMKQSLSFLKMKLTNNTLDQYGHIILHSMHRYYPRFHIAQADSPYTIRWGPFQTFSFPETTFTAVTAYQNQKITKLKIDHNPFAKGFREGGTHSHSKRCRSNGSPPAKRATLEKKALCNSPQSLQRMPSTSQSEHAEKNQAASQQSVKGGDLTGWALEQDPCESLHAEPLELHENDYSCEEQMVPASVPYQPYRSFEYSRYPLPSHDIDVAQSPAHPPPHPLTIAEHNAQQHGYYNHPHHHNHAADWSQYPLFSYSCW, from the exons ttcctcaCAGACTCCAAATTAAATCTGAACATGCCCCGGTCTCCTCCAGCAGGTGACTCTTACCAGCAGAGCTGCATCAGGATGAGGCTGGAGAACGCTGACCTCTGGAAGTCCTTTGACAGCCTTGGAACAGAGATGATCATAACCAAGCATGGCAG GAGAATGTTTCCACACTGCAGCATCAGCGTTTCCGGACTCCAACCTTTTACCAACTATGTCATCATGGTGGACATGGTTCCTGTAGATGGCTTCAAATATAAG TGGAAGAAGGATCAGTGGGAGATTGCAGGAAAGGCCGAACCACAGCCCCCATGTCGGACTTTCATGCACCCAGACTCTCCAGCTCCAGGAAGCCACTGGATGAAGCAGTCCTTGTCTTTTCTCAAAATGAAGCTCACCAACAACACCTTGGACCAGTACGGCCAT ATCATCCTGCACTCCATGCATCGCTACTACCCCAGATTTCACATCGCCCAGGCAGACAGTCCTTACACCATCCGCTGGGGCCCGTTTCAGACCTTCTCCTTCCCAGAGACCACCTTCACTGCAGTCACGGCCTACCAAAACCAAAAG aTCACTAAATTGAAGATCGACCACAACCCATTCGCTAAGGGATTTAGGGAGGGAGGCACTCACTCCCACAGCAAAAG ATGTCGGTCAAATGGAAGTCCTCCTgcaaagagagccacactggAAAAGAAAGCTCTTTGCAACAGTCCTCAAA GCCTGCAGAGGATGCCCTCCACCTCTCAGTCAGAGCATGCAGAGAAGAACCAGGCAGCCTCCCAGCAGTCAGTGAAGGGGGGCGACCTTACAGGCTGGGCTCTGGAGCAGGACCCTTGTGAAAGTCTCCATGCTGAGCCCCTGGAGCTGCACGAGAATGACTACAGCTGTGAAGAACAGATGGTGCCTGCTTCAGTACCATACCAGCCATACAG ATCATTTGAGTACAGCAGATATCCACTGCCCTCCCACGACATAGATGTAGCACAATCCCCcgcccaccccccaccccatcCACTCACCATAGCTGAACACAACGCCCAACAACATGGCTACTACAACCATCCTCACCATCACAACCATGCTGCAGACTGGAGCCAGTACCCACTCTTCTCCTACTCCTGCTGGTGA